A window from Theropithecus gelada isolate Dixy chromosome 1, Tgel_1.0, whole genome shotgun sequence encodes these proteins:
- the LOC112632781 gene encoding ubiquitin-conjugating enzyme E2 C isoform X3, producing MASQNRDPAATSVTAARKGAEPSGGAARGPVGKRLQQELMTLMMSVYEDLRYKLSLEFPSGYPYNAPTVKFLTPCYHPNVDTQGNICLDILKDKWSALYDVRTILLSIQSLLGEPNIDSPLNTHAAELWKNPTAFKKYLQETYSKQVTSQEP from the exons ATGGCTTCCCAAAACCGCGACCCGGCAGCCACTAGCGTCACCGCCGCCCGTAAAGGAGCCGAGCCGAGCGGGGGCGCCGCCCGGGGTCCCGTGGGCAAAAGGCTACAGCAGGAGCTGATGACCCTCATGATGTCTG TATATGAAGACCTGAGGTATAAGCTCTCACTAGAGTTCCCCAGTGGCTACCCTTACAATGCGCCCACGGTGAAATTCCTCACACCCTGCTACCACCCCAACGTGGACACCCAGGGTAACATATGCCTGGACATCCTGAAGGACAAGTGGTCTGCCCTATATGACGTCAGGACCATTCTGCTGTCCATCCAGAGCCTTCTAGGAGAACCCAACATTGATAGTCCCTTGAACACTCATGCTGCCGAGCTCTGGAAAAACCCCACAGCTTTTAAGAAGTACCTGCAAGAAACTTACTCAAAGCAGGTCACCAGCCAGGAGCCCTGA
- the LOC112632781 gene encoding ubiquitin-conjugating enzyme E2 C isoform X4 produces the protein MASQNRDPAATSVTAARKGAEPSGGAARGPVGKRLQQELMTLMMSGDKGISGNICLDILKDKWSALYDVRTILLSIQSLLGEPNIDSPLNTHAAELWKNPTAFKKYLQETYSKQVTSQEP, from the exons ATGGCTTCCCAAAACCGCGACCCGGCAGCCACTAGCGTCACCGCCGCCCGTAAAGGAGCCGAGCCGAGCGGGGGCGCCGCCCGGGGTCCCGTGGGCAAAAGGCTACAGCAGGAGCTGATGACCCTCATGATGTCTGGCGATAAAGGGATTTCT GGTAACATATGCCTGGACATCCTGAAGGACAAGTGGTCTGCCCTATATGACGTCAGGACCATTCTGCTGTCCATCCAGAGCCTTCTAGGAGAACCCAACATTGATAGTCCCTTGAACACTCATGCTGCCGAGCTCTGGAAAAACCCCACAGCTTTTAAGAAGTACCTGCAAGAAACTTACTCAAAGCAGGTCACCAGCCAGGAGCCCTGA
- the LOC112632781 gene encoding ubiquitin-conjugating enzyme E2 C isoform X2 has product MASQNRDPAATSVTAARKGAEPSGGAARGPVGKRLQQELMTLMMSGDKGISAFPESDNLFKWVGTIHGAAGTVYEDLRYKLSLEFPSGYPYNAPTDKWSALYDVRTILLSIQSLLGEPNIDSPLNTHAAELWKNPTAFKKYLQETYSKQVTSQEP; this is encoded by the exons ATGGCTTCCCAAAACCGCGACCCGGCAGCCACTAGCGTCACCGCCGCCCGTAAAGGAGCCGAGCCGAGCGGGGGCGCCGCCCGGGGTCCCGTGGGCAAAAGGCTACAGCAGGAGCTGATGACCCTCATGATGTCTGGCGATAAAGGGATTTCTGCCTTCCCTGAATCAGACAACCTTTTCAAATGGGTAGGGACCATCCATGGAGCAGCTGGAACAGTATATGAAGACCTGAGGTATAAGCTCTCACTAGAGTTCCCCAGTGGCTACCCTTACAATGCGCCCACG GACAAGTGGTCTGCCCTATATGACGTCAGGACCATTCTGCTGTCCATCCAGAGCCTTCTAGGAGAACCCAACATTGATAGTCCCTTGAACACTCATGCTGCCGAGCTCTGGAAAAACCCCACAGCTTTTAAGAAGTACCTGCAAGAAACTTACTCAAAGCAGGTCACCAGCCAGGAGCCCTGA
- the LOC112632781 gene encoding ubiquitin-conjugating enzyme E2 C isoform X1, whose product MASQNRDPAATSVTAARKGAEPSGGAARGPVGKRLQQELMTLMMSGDKGISAFPESDNLFKWVGTIHGAAGTVYEDLRYKLSLEFPSGYPYNAPTVKFLTPCYHPNVDTQGNICLDILKDKWSALYDVRTILLSIQSLLGEPNIDSPLNTHAAELWKNPTAFKKYLQETYSKQVTSQEP is encoded by the coding sequence ATGGCTTCCCAAAACCGCGACCCGGCAGCCACTAGCGTCACCGCCGCCCGTAAAGGAGCCGAGCCGAGCGGGGGCGCCGCCCGGGGTCCCGTGGGCAAAAGGCTACAGCAGGAGCTGATGACCCTCATGATGTCTGGCGATAAAGGGATTTCTGCCTTCCCTGAATCAGACAACCTTTTCAAATGGGTAGGGACCATCCATGGAGCAGCTGGAACAGTATATGAAGACCTGAGGTATAAGCTCTCACTAGAGTTCCCCAGTGGCTACCCTTACAATGCGCCCACGGTGAAATTCCTCACACCCTGCTACCACCCCAACGTGGACACCCAGGGTAACATATGCCTGGACATCCTGAAGGACAAGTGGTCTGCCCTATATGACGTCAGGACCATTCTGCTGTCCATCCAGAGCCTTCTAGGAGAACCCAACATTGATAGTCCCTTGAACACTCATGCTGCCGAGCTCTGGAAAAACCCCACAGCTTTTAAGAAGTACCTGCAAGAAACTTACTCAAAGCAGGTCACCAGCCAGGAGCCCTGA
- the LOC112632781 gene encoding ubiquitin-conjugating enzyme E2 C isoform X5: MASQNRDPAATSVTAARKGAEPSGGAARGPVGKRLQQELMTLMMSGDKGISAFPESDNLFKWVGTIHGAAGTNPTLIVP; encoded by the exons ATGGCTTCCCAAAACCGCGACCCGGCAGCCACTAGCGTCACCGCCGCCCGTAAAGGAGCCGAGCCGAGCGGGGGCGCCGCCCGGGGTCCCGTGGGCAAAAGGCTACAGCAGGAGCTGATGACCCTCATGATGTCTGGCGATAAAGGGATTTCTGCCTTCCCTGAATCAGACAACCTTTTCAAATGGGTAGGGACCATCCATGGAGCAGCTGGAACA AACCCAACATTGATAGTCCCTTGA